Part of the Sphingobium sp. TKS genome is shown below.
AGGGGGCCAAGCGGCGCATCAGGCTTGAGCGAACCGCGAACCGAGGGAAGAGCCGTCGCCGCCAACCTCAATCGCGTATCCCCCAGAGCCGCATCCAGCCCTTCATCGCCTTCATGCCCGCTTCGCCCGCCTGGGTCGCGGCATGCCCGGCCTCGACATTGCGCTGCGCCGTATCGACCATTTCGCGGGCGACTTCGATGCCTTGCATCTGAATGTCGATTATCCGCTTCTGCATTTCCAGGCCGACATTGAACAGTTCGAACATCAGGCGGCCTCTTTCGCTGCAACGGCAGCAGCAAGCCCCGCCGCCCATTTTGTGATGTCCCCCGCGCCGAGACAGATGATCATGTCGTCCGCCTGAACATCAGCGGCGATCACGCGGGCAAGCTCATCGGCTCCTTCGACGATCGAAGCGCGATGATGCCCCCGGCGCTTCAAACCCGCGACCAGTTCGGCACTGTCCACGCCCTCGATCGGCTGCTCGCCCGCCGGATAAACCGGGGCGGCATAGACGATGTCGGCGTCGTTGAAGGCTTGTTGGAACTCGTCCATCAGGTCGCGCAGACGGGTGAAGCGGTGCGGCTGGACCACGGCGATGACGCGGCCTTTAGCCCCTTCACGGGCGGCAGCCAGTACCGCCTTGATCTCGACCGGATGGTGGCCATAATCGTCGATGACCGTGGCCGTGCCGCCGTCGACGGCGATTTCCCCGACCTTGGTGAAGCGCCGCTTCACCCCGCCGAATTTGGCGAAGCCGGTCTGGATCGTGGTGTCGTTGATCCCCATTTGCAGCGCCACGCCGATCGCCGCCATGGCGTTCAGCACATTGTGGCGGCCGGGCATCGGCATTTCGATCCCTTCGATGCGGCGGGTCGAGCCGTCCCGCTCGCGGATCTGCACATCGAAGCGGTTGCCGCCGGGGATAGGCTGGACATTCTCGCCGCGAATATCGGCCTGCGCCGAGAAGCCGTAAGTAACGATGCGCCGGTCCTGCACGCGGGGCAGGATCGCCTGCACTTCCGGATGATCGAGGCACAGCATCGCCGCGCCATAGAAAGGCACATTCTCGACGAATTCGACAAAGGCGTCCTTCACCTTGTCGAAGCTACCATAATGGTCGAGATGCTCGGGATCGATATTGGTCACGACCGCCAGCGTGCCGTCGAGCCGCAGGAAGCTGCCGTCGCTCTCATCGGCTTCGACCACCATCCAGTCGCTCTTGCCGAGACGGGCGTTGGAGCCATAGCTGTTGATGATGCCGCCATTGATGACGGTCGGGTCCACCCCGCCCGCGTCCAGCAGCGCCGCGACCATGGAGGTGGTCGTCGT
Proteins encoded:
- the murC gene encoding UDP-N-acetylmuramate--L-alanine ligase — translated: MKGVGTDIGTIHFIGIGGIGMSGIAEVMHNLGYKVQGSDVAEGYVVEGLRKKGIDVMIGHKAENLGDAAVVVTSTAIKKGNPEVDLALEKRVPVIRRAEMLAELMRLKSTVAIAGTHGKTTTTSMVAALLDAGGVDPTVINGGIINSYGSNARLGKSDWMVVEADESDGSFLRLDGTLAVVTNIDPEHLDHYGSFDKVKDAFVEFVENVPFYGAAMLCLDHPEVQAILPRVQDRRIVTYGFSAQADIRGENVQPIPGGNRFDVQIRERDGSTRRIEGIEMPMPGRHNVLNAMAAIGVALQMGINDTTIQTGFAKFGGVKRRFTKVGEIAVDGGTATVIDDYGHHPVEIKAVLAAAREGAKGRVIAVVQPHRFTRLRDLMDEFQQAFNDADIVYAAPVYPAGEQPIEGVDSAELVAGLKRRGHHRASIVEGADELARVIAADVQADDMIICLGAGDITKWAAGLAAAVAAKEAA